Sequence from the Candidatus Eisenbacteria bacterium genome:
GCTGTGCATTGCGGGTGAACGCCTCGGTGACGACCTCGCGCGGCATGCGATAGGTCTGCACGACGTTGGCGGGCGGGTACATCATGCGGCTCGTCATGTCGGCCAGGAGGAGCGGGACCTGAACCGCCAGCGACGCGCGGCGCCTGGGGGGCAGCATCGGCACGTGGTGGCGCAGGTACTCGCGCGCGAAGCAGATGTGTCGCGCCTCCTCGGTGACGTGGATCTGCATCACCCGTCGCAGCAGCGGGTGCACCGGGCGTCCGGAACGCAGGACCTCGCGCTGAGCGTGGTCGATCGGCTCCTCGCCGCCCAGCACGAACAGGAAGAACAGCTCGGGGAACTTCCGGCCGAGCTTTGCGACGCGGCGCGAGCCCATGCGGTCGAGCCATCCGAGGCCCGGCACCTCGAGCCCGATGCGCTGCACCAGCTCGTGGAACATGAGCGAGTGCTGCGCCTCCTCGATCACCTCGTGGTAGGCGTAGCGGAACTCGGGCGCGCCGTCCTCGAGCGTCGACGCGAACTCGAGGAGGCCCTGCTTCAGCGTGCGCTCGAACTCGAGGCCGAGCTTCACCTGGCTCGCGATCAGGTGGAGACCCAGGCGCGCACGGATCGCCGCCGGTTGCGCGCGATACCACGCGGTCCTGCCGAGCGGCTCGTCGTCGCCGATCTCGAAGCACGGATCCTCGACGTCGATCGCGCGCCCGGGGGCATCCCAGTCGACGTCGGCGTAGGCGTCGAAGTGCTTGCTGACCGAGAGGCGCGAGAGCCGTCCGAGCAGCGCGGGGTACGATTCGGTTCGCGTCGCCCGGCGTTCGTGCTCCGGAGGCGTCGCGGCGTCGAGGGCGATCGCGGCGTGCATGGCGGCGCTCCTCACGCGGCGAGGCGATCGTCGATGTGACGACCGGCCGGATCGGGCGTGCGGGCCTCCCACTCGCGCGCGGCGCTGCGACGAAGCTCTTCGGCCGCGCCGGCCCCGAGCCACGCCACCCCCGCCAGCAGGGCGATGATGACGCCGAGGAAGGCCGGTCCGACCGCCAGGACCGCCGTCGCCATTCCGGGGATCAGGGTGTCGATCATCGGGACCATACGCACCTCCTGCGGTCTGCCATGAGCACGGCTCGTGCCACGGTGGTCGCGCCGGAAAAGCCGCGAGGATTCCGGCGGTGGGGTCCGGCAGCGGGTCGGCTCCGCAACCCCCGGCATGCGCCCCGGCCGCATGCTCGGACGTGCATCGAACGGGATGCGGGCCGGGAACGGCTTGGGTTATAGCTTGGCATCGCCATTGCGATCCCAGGGGACGACATGACGACGCGCGATCTCATCGCCGCCGGCCTGTACCTCGTCCCCGCGCTGCTCTTCACCGTGATCGCGCGGCAGATGTGGGTCTTCCGCCGGGTGCGCCGGCCGCGCAGCCGCGCCTTCCGCCTGATGCCCATCGTCACGACGGCCCTGGCGGCGCACTACTTCATCCTGCTCGCGAAGTCGCTGATTCCGGGCGCGACGCCGCACGACATCATGGCCGTCGTGCGGACGCCATGGAACGCGGCGGTCGAGGTGTCCTGGCTGGTCACGATCGCGCTCCTCGCGCACCTGCTTCGTCTCCTGCCGCTTCCCGAGCGACGCCCGAGCGCCGCGTGGCTCCTTCTCGACTACGGGATCGCCGCCGGGGTCGCCGCCACGTCGCTCACACTGCGCCTGCGCCCC
This genomic interval carries:
- a CDS encoding diiron oxygenase yields the protein MHAAIALDAATPPEHERRATRTESYPALLGRLSRLSVSKHFDAYADVDWDAPGRAIDVEDPCFEIGDDEPLGRTAWYRAQPAAIRARLGLHLIASQVKLGLEFERTLKQGLLEFASTLEDGAPEFRYAYHEVIEEAQHSLMFHELVQRIGLEVPGLGWLDRMGSRRVAKLGRKFPELFFLFVLGGEEPIDHAQREVLRSGRPVHPLLRRVMQIHVTEEARHICFAREYLRHHVPMLPPRRRASLAVQVPLLLADMTSRMMYPPANVVQTYRMPREVVTEAFTRNAQHRAFVMESLAEVRQLCVELGLVTSLTRPLWRRLHIWDDAALAA